A window from Musa acuminata AAA Group cultivar baxijiao chromosome BXJ3-10, Cavendish_Baxijiao_AAA, whole genome shotgun sequence encodes these proteins:
- the LOC135651930 gene encoding uncharacterized protein LOC135651930 has product MAEEEEQQKRKKHKHKEKDQQKGPKNKPATDQPHFKSSADVKGLRFGGQFVVKSFTVRQAAPLELLQLLDLPPPCVGQCRALSLPSTLTYVPTNFTILAHHAWHTLTLGLGTAKSKAIIFVFDSESTKAAVDRLWPRVIPLGDVNRKLIRGLAGCEMSRFKFRKGCLTFYVYAARRHGAAGFSCADDLRTILEAVVALKDFLDHTAVLALPSHRSITLPVDQVAVTH; this is encoded by the coding sequence GATCAGCAAAAGGGTCCCAAGAACAAGCCGGCAACGGATCAGCCCCACTTCAAGTCGAGCGCCGACGTCAAAGGCCTCCGCTTCGGCGGCCAGTTTGTGGTCAAGTCCTTCACCGTCCGGCAGGCGGCGCCGCTTGAGCTACTACAGCTTCTGGACCTCCCTCCTCCCTGCGTCGGCCAGTGCCGGGCCCTCTCTCTCCCTTCCACCCTTACCTACGTGCCCACTAACTTCACCATCCTCGCCCACCACGCCTGGCACACTCTCACCCTCGGCCTCGGCACCGCCAAGTCCAAGGCGATCATCTTCGTCTTCGACTCCGAGAGCACGAAGGCGGCGGTGGACCGGCTGTGGCCGCGCGTGATCCCCCTGGGCGACGTCAACCGGAAGCTCATCCGGGGGCTCGCCGGCTGCGAGATGTCGCGGTTCAAGTTCCGGAAGGGATGCCTCACGTTCTACGTCTACGCCGCGCGGCGGCATGGCGCGGCCGGCTTTTCCTGCGCCGACGATCTGCGGACAATTCTCGAGGCCGTCGTGGCCCTCAAAGATTTCCTGGACCACACCGCCGTGCTCGCCCTCCCCAGCCATCGAAGCATCACCCTCCCCGTCGACCAAGTCGCAGTGACACACTGA